In the genome of Plectropomus leopardus isolate mb chromosome 19, YSFRI_Pleo_2.0, whole genome shotgun sequence, the window TAACACTTAGATAGAATATCATTTTAGTATAGCTCTCATTTCCATTGGAAATTATTTTACTGGAAGATTTGCAACCTTCAGAATATGCTGTGGCTAAAAGGAACAGTTCTGATTTCTTGAAGATGGGCTGTATTAACCCGttgaaacctgaccaaacttgcttgatttctttccagaaatggaaagaaggtaatgagcaacaaaagaaatcatacaaaaatttgcaagaaattagtaaaaatacaagaaaatatacctgcagtttaaaaataaataaataaacaaaacaaacaaaacatggatatgaccttgaaaaaatgcttaactattgtaataattctgtaacttaatgttaaatatgtaattttaaatatatagtttttccctcgcttttttcattgtttcctTATAAagttttttccaactttttaaaaatgattttcttaatgagcaaatttcttgcaaatagCATTTCTAACgtagctgctcattgcctttttccatgtttttgaagaaatctcACCTCTTTGCTCAGGGTTAacaggttaaaatacttgtgaaaggtgtctgaaagcagcaaaagaaaagtgatgttgctccaggatTCAAAGCGTgaagtacttatccatagtcaatGTATTTCACAAAGTGGATGGCAGTTGGCaagcctccagtttggagaagcaggctgaagtcTGACATGGAGGCTGGgcactgtaactgtaactgcaacaAAGCATAACAagtcccccaaaaaataaataaataaaaaaatctatcacACATGACGTGTGCACTGTATATtgagtgttttcactgctttaactTTCCATCAGACAGCCCGTTCTAATGGTTGAGAGACTTCAGTTCCACCTCTACactcttgtcaaagccaccagactccattgagaaaaacagtaattttagcagACTGTACACAGGAGCTGTTGGTCTACCGATCCCTCAATCAATTAGTCAGTTTATGTTATTGTGCGACTTTGGTGTATTTGAAATAACCACTATAAACACCAaagacacacagtaacacaaaaaaagtgactgaTCAAGGAAGTGATtcaccagcaactcctgtgttcagtgatgttaaatcactgtttttttctcaatggagtctagCTTTGAAGAAAGTGATATAATCACTTGAGTTGTCCATTGGAAATGGCCGTCTGAGGGAAAGGTAAAGCAgcgaaaatactctcaatatagcatacacttaaagggatatagatttttttcagtggaactttttttaggtggcttaaagatgttttaattctgaccccatccacagcagtacattgcttggCATCTGTGTTGGAACCAAGCTTgattctccaaactgggggttgTGCCAATCACCATCTACTGTGGTAATTTACTGGctgtggataagtacctcatacaaccccgcctcaaaaaaaatctgaactatcgcTTTAAATTCTTTCCATACCTAACCTTGGATCGAGCTGTGGCACTCATTCACTCAAAACAGTTGCCATCTGCAAACTTACATAACCTTACAAGAACATACTTCAGggtattttatattaatgtaaataaaaaattgaatgcGCTCAAAGCTATTTTCAGAGCCGCCTTCTATCTCACAAATAAAACGAGGGATTTCATTTCCCTCAATATGAGTGAGTTGGTCACGCTAGGTCTCtacctctacacacacacacagtcagggGTACTTCAACTGAGAGATGCAGATTTTGCAAGTGACTAGGAGAGATGGAGCCTGAAAAGAAGCTTTGCATCGGAAGCAAGCTCATTAAATCCCTCCCTAATGACTGCTTTTGTCGCAAAAGGAGattatgaatgaattaaaacagGCCAGTATAGTTTCTCTGATTATATTGACCCCCATTTATGTAAGATCCAGTTCAGTGAAATTATAGTCCAAGGACCAATCCAAGAATAGAAGACAAGTTTTGATCaccaaatgtaatttttttggttaAGTTGCCAACCTCAGCTCTTACATTTCTTTTCCCATGCATCCAGATATGACTACAGTGTCCATGGAGCCTGTGGGGGTCCTTGTGGAAAGGGGCGCCAATGCCACCGACCCCCCTCTGAGCGCACATGAGGACACAGCCGCCACCTTTACGATTGGCACCATCCTGTCCATCATGTGCCTTGTTGGAGTCTCAGGCAACATCTACACCCTGGTGGTCATGTTTCACTCCATGAGGACTGCAGCATCTATGTACATCTACATTATAAATTTAGCATTGGCAGATCTGCTGTATCTTCTCACCATACCGTTTGTAGTGTGCACACACTTTCTAAAGGGGTGGTACTTTGGGGATGCAGGGTGTCGGATTCTTATCAGCATGGACTTCCTGACCATGCATGCTAGTATCTTCACGCTGACAATCATGAGCACGGAGCGCTACTTTGCCGTGCTCAAGCCACTCGACACGGTCAAGCGGTCTAAAAGTTACCGGAAGGCCATAGCTCTGCTGGTCTGGGCTGCATCTCTCGTCCTCACCCTACCAATGATCGTGAGCATTCAGCTTATGACAGTGGGCAACAAGGCAATGTGTCAGCCCACACTGTCGCCACTCTCCTACAAGATTTACATCTCCTTCCTGTTTTGCACTAGCATCGTTGCTCCTGGACTGATCATTGGCTATCTCTACATCCAGCTTGCGCGCACTTACTGGGTTTCGCAGACGGAGACCTTCAAACAGACCAAGAAACTTCCCAATCAAAAGGTCAGTGAATCACAAGATTGAGAAAGCACTTCAAGTGTTACAAGTAGCCCCATCTTTTAAACAAGCTAGCTCTCCTATAGTGCTTTTTAGGCTTTGCTGCTCATCTTTAAAGACATACACAGTGAATATTTGCATGTATATGTTCAGCCAGATATGACAATCCCAGTCCAAACCCTGTGGTTCCTCCAAGGCCACATTCTTAAAATGATCTTCATACACACAAACTTTTTAGCCAACCTAACTaatcaaataccaccacttggTCAGTGCCATTCATATGACACATATATGACATGTATGATGTACATATGACACGCTAGGTATCCTCCTACGTGAAGTTCATGAACAGAGTGCCAATTTATGCCTATTAAATGCATTGAGTCTTTGCAAAATACACTTTTACTCTTACAGGAAACGTACAGTTTCTGTTCAGTAGATGCATGCAGCCTTTTTCAAAGATAAATTTACATCAGTGAGACACTTTggatttatgtttatttccttgtgcaacaacaGGACATGGATAGGTTTAGAAAATAACATCACACcaggctcccaggtgaaagtccagggtttgtttgatccatccaatTTCCCTCCAGCTCCTTAAACTACcttgttaccagcagtgtttcaaacCGAAACCATCTAGCGGCGTTTCATACCACGCAACAGGTGCCGTCCAGCTGTGTTGTAAACTGATGCCGCCCAGCCGCTTATCATACAATTGCGtcaggtgctgtccagccaaCTGGctgtgtatcatactgccacaaaagtttctgtccagctgcgttgTAAATTAACGCCACCTTGTGGGTACCaccatgaaaggtggcttttggcgctGAAATCACTTACTAAGCAGTGGTATAAGCAGTGGCATGCTTATGATCATTTTAATCTCTGTCAATGCTAATGCACCTGAAAATGCATATCACGTGACCATTCTGGTGCCTTGGTTATGCACATGATGTGCAAACAAGAAGTATATGGTCTTCTATGCAGTTAGTCGTTTAGTTGAAGAAAAATGTTACAGGtatggtgaaaagaaaatattgttctAAAGCTCTTAAGCTGGTGACACACTTTCTTGAAGCTATTGTTTTACCTTCTGTTTGGACAAGGGTTTGCCAACaacattgttattataaaagaaaaaaagccgcTATTTAAGAATATGACTATAGTAGCATCAGTTTGGGTCTCTCCTTAAAACATTGTGTTATCAGTCCTCTCCTTGTGGCCGCAGGTTttctaaccccccccccccccccgctctCTGTTCACGCTGAGACCAAACCCCTTCCAATTTTCTTCATAGCAGGGCTTAAGACGGGTTCATTTAGTCTTATCTGTGTGATTAATAATGTGACGAGTGCCGCCATTCAGCTGCATGGAAGGCTGTCCATAGGATTTACTCGTACCTTGGAGCAAGGGAGAATGGGGACTGTCGAACTTTCATTTACACTCGGACAAGAAGCTTTGGTAAACCATACTTAGCTTTCATAATACTGATCACTGGAGAAAAATGAGTAGAGCTCAACCTGTAACCAGCTTTCATGGCCTTAAACAGGTAGATTCTCCGACAAACACATGTACATGCATATTTTCAGAGCAATTGATGTGGAAGACGAGATATCAGACCCAAAGTGCTTCCACTTAAAGGCAAAACATAAACTGTTTCACTGCGGTTCTGTTGCTAGGGCAACAGCTTTGGTttctgtttacttcctgtcagctaccAAGGAAACTATGACGTCAGCGACAGCATTCAGATTTTGCAATGAGGCCAGACGTCAGTTCTATTAAAGTTAATGGGGCGGCATGGCAAATCACAATACATAACCAATCATATCTTTATCGTTTCATCTTTTACTGAAAATTCCTTCTCTAAAATTATAAATCACACATTaccattgtttttcttgtttttggtctccaaaGTAGTTCTAAGAACCCCACTTTTTGTTGTGCCTGCATGGCAAGAGTAGGTACACTTGTGACTGGTTTAGATGTAAGTTTAGTCAAACATAACCATCGCGGGGCAGCCTCTAGTTTacctgctagagtgtgcgccccatatgctgaggcctttgcagTGGCCCGGGTTCGATTtaagcctgtggccctttgctgcgtgtcattccccctctctctcccacatttcctatcattctacagctgtcctatcaataaaggaaagaaaatccccaaaaagctgttttttaaaaacctgtcaGCTGCCTGTCAACAATGTAACACAAAAAGCAGCTTGTAGTGaataaaattgaaacaaacaaacaaacaaactcaccaAAATTGAAGTCCAGGCTCTACTGACCATATTTGCAACAATGGaaacataaaatcaattttGTCTACCTATTTTCCACCAACCAACAGCCAGTTTACAGTACATTACTTCAGCATTCCCAATGGCAGGGCAAATACATACAGAAAAAGGTCCATGAAGGTATATAGTTCTTGGGGGAGCTCCCTACTGGGCAACTCCTTTCAAGGAGTCCCAAGAACCATTTAGTTGGAAAACACCTTGATTGTCATTAATGATTCATCTCTTATCACCTTAAGGTGCTGTACCTGATCTTCACCATCGTGCTGCTCTTCTGGGCTTGCTTTTTGCCCTTCTGGATCTGGCAGCTGTTGGGTCAGTTCCACCCCTCACTGCCCCTGTCCACCAAAGCCAAACGCAACATCAACTACCTGACCACGTGTCTGACGTATTCCAACAGCTGCATCAACCCTTTTCTGTACACACTGCTCACCAAGAACTACAAGGAGTACCTGAGGAAGCACAAGCGGTCCTGGTCTGCAGGCAGCTACTTCAACAGGAGGAGTCGCTTTCAGCGTTCGCCGCGCAGGTCGCCATCTTCCAGCAGTCAGCAGTGTACCGAGAGCttcatgctcacacacacagcctccctGCGAGCACATAACAGCAGTTTGTAAGGTAAGAGCAGATTATTTCTTACTTACACATGTGATTTTGTTAGTTGATGAGAAAACCAAAAGCATGAAAATCCTTAAATAAGGTCATCATGTTCCTGGGGTCCTTTGTTCACAACAGCCTTGTCTAGCTCATTTTGTCATTGTTGAGTTTTTAACATGTCTCTTGATATTAACAAACTTTGTCAGAGGCCCTTGCAgttcaaataacaaaaatgcaaatgcagttagattcagaaaaatatgtttatgcaCTGTGAAGATATCAAtgtttaaggtaaaaaaaactgtctttggTTGCGAATGTGAGGCCATAGGTATTTAAGGAATGTGCACACTAGACTGTAAGCTGTAGACGGCTGATTTCAACATACTGAAACAAGGGAAACATCCACTGAACATTTGACCTAGGGCAGAACTTTGCAGAGACCATAAAACCCTATAAAACTGTCTCCTTAATGTGTCACATTAAGATGATATTGAGCTGGTAAACACAGGGCCCAAGACCCTAAGATATACTCTCTCTCCAACCTACAGCCTACTCTAGACACAGCTCACTGCAGTAGTATTCAGCTACTCTTTATCTATCTTCTAACTATTTTGCATCAACAGCCTGGAAGTCAATGTATGCTTTAGACTTGGTGGCTTTGTTGGAGTTTCCTATGAAAGGAAAGGCTGGTTCTGATGGCTCCTGTGATTACAGATGTCATTGATTTTTGGCCCTTTGAAAACATGTCTGTTTAGGATTCCTACTTCCTGGTATGCAGCGTAAACATGTCAATATTGGACCAGTGGTTGCTCTTGATGTTTATGTATGGGACTGGGGGGACTGCTGAAACATGTTCAGCAACAATAAATATTCGATTGCATGGAAAATGCAGAATTTCCAAGACAGCAGTGCAATTCTGTCAATAAACTTTTTGTGCCAACAGTTTTCAGAAAATTGTCTCCTTTCTCAAGGGGGACAAAGCACGAGTGAATGAAACTCATTTCATTTGAGTCATGACACAGTTTCACCAATAAGCTTTGTGTATTGGAGGGAAAAACAATtcctgagggggaaaaaaaatcaattttcatttAACTCTAACCCTTTACCTCgatcaaaactaccaaaaaatcTTTTGTCTTTCATAATGGGTTAAGGATTCTCACTGTCTTCTTCAAAAGTGTAATATAAGGTGGAACACAGGGCTCATCAATcacttgtttttaaataaaagctgCAATTTTAATGCCCTTATTTACCGCCAATAAGGATTAAATGCAAGTGGTATAACACCAAAAATGTGTTGCCTTTTGTCTGGTTATCCTCTCTGCATGCTTACAATATTGAGAGCTGGCGAAGGGTCTTTTGGTAGAAATAAATGAATCTGTTAaaagtaaatttgttgtttgtaagATCACCAGAATAGCAGCATGTCACTGCAAAAGTGTGCATGCATACAAGTTTTACATGAGTGCAATACTGCATCTGCAGTTGTTCTGAGGGTGGGGGTGTTATCAGTATGAGATATTGTagtgggtggggtggggggatGACTGAGGCCACAGCTCAGAGGCAGTAGCTGTTGGTCAGTCTATTTGTGTCGGATCTGATTGTTCTGAACGGTTTACCAGACGGCAGAGGTTCAAAAAGTGTGTGGCTGGGCTGAGTATCTTTGATGATATTGCTGGCCTTCTTTCTCAGGCACTTAGGGTAGTAACGGCTTAAATGTGGGAGCTCCATCTCTACAATGTGCTGAGCAGTCTTCAACAGACAGTGCAGGTCTTTCCGCTCAGCATCTGTGCAACTGACATACCCCAGAGTTTGTGAGGATGCTTTCAGGGAAGCTCCTGTAGATATTCAGCAGCAGTTTCTGGGCTTGTTTCAGCTCCCTTAAGAAAATAGTATCTCACTGACCTTTTTTGACCAGCCTGTAGGCTCCTAAAGTCTTTTATTGTCTCCTTGGTCTTCGAGGTGTTTGGGACCAGGTTGCTATCCTTGGAACTACTCGACTCAACATAATAAGGAGCCCATAATTTGTGTATGACCATTGATTTGGGAAGGCTGTGATCGCATAACCATTTCACTGATGGGAGTATAGAAGGAAGTGGTCCCCATatggaggcaggttggggtagTGGATAGCAGTGTTTGTCACAAAATTAGAATCTGTATGTGGTGGATCCATTTTTCCTcaagcttttgttttctgttcatttttatatttatgccAGATTCTgccttattttgatttttaactctttttttaacaaacctgTTACAGTATTTAGGGACTAAATAGTGATATCTTTGATATCTCTGCTTTTCGCCAAATGCCCACCttcctgcaaaacaaaaactacattgtctttatatatgtatgtgtccGCCAGTCAGCACAACTGTCACATACATTAACTGGGTTTTAGATGTTGCTCGCAAATGTTCCGTGCAGAGGAAGCTTGAGGACTGAATCATGGTGCAGCGAAGGGGAACGGAGAGTGAAGAACAGGGTGtagggaggagggggtgggacacacacacacacacacacacacacacacacacacacacacactgaggcacaCACTTACCACTAACTTGCAACTTTGAGAGTTTTGCTGCACAGCCATATATCTGTCATGCTGGGAAAACAAACTTATGTTGGTGGCTGACACAACcaacacaagttttttttttttttttgttctttagcATACAATGACAtctgctaaataaataaaaccaatatGGCTCATAACTAAATCCAGATTGGCACAGCAGGATATTATAGCTGAGTGTTTATCTTTTCCCCCCATAAGCTCTCACATGGATCCATACTTCTTTATGTTCTATAATTATATCACCTCTTATTCCAGTTTCTCCCACAAGAAGGAAAAATCCAATATTTACAGTCTCATTCATAACTTTGCACTCAGCTAATGGTGCTTTACCCTTGATTACTGTGTGGTGTGTGTCCAGGCTGCCTGCAGAGACAGAGCGTGAGTCATATTACTACGCTGCCTTGGATACAATGTGCGGTGACACCTACCATAATTCACAAGGGCAGAGAATATGGCACCATATTTGCGACTGCAAGGGGACACATACATGGATAGTGTTTCTCATAAACTCTCACCACCACTGAGATCCACAATCAATAAGTGTCGAGGATTATAATGTAagtattattttgtaatattatattttatattattttgtaataaaataacagttagaaattttgaattattgtgttagtctaagtaaactggacttttaaaatacatgtaaacatgttagtccgactGAGATCATACTAAACTGAAAATCTCAAACTTGAACTAATACACCTAGATAATGTGGTTGGGAATCACTTTACTCTTTAATGTATACGCCTCAACAGAACCTGAACTGGCTAAAGGGTTCTGCGCATGCTCCTTATTCCTGAAATTACACTGCAAAGACAGCTGGGCAAaacaaatgaagagaaaaagaaaagaagacaaaacaagacagaggTCAAAAGTAAAGGGTAGAGtacatataaaatgtacagCACCTGAAAAGTTATCTATATTTTTACCGCTTGACATACAACCAGTTTGCCACTTGCTAAATTGTTTGGTACATGACATAAAAGGTCAACCGGAAGACAGTCCAATAGTAACTAGCTGACAGGATGCTTGtaggacaaggacagtagtccaactAAATGGCCTAATTGAGCTATTATGGTAGCTCAAcctaactgtgcatgtaaacgtactgagtgaTGCCAGTATAATTTTCTATCGTTTTGCAAGAATTTGATGGAAGTGTTAGTTAAGCACGAGTGCTGGTGGAGAGCACTGATGTGTAAAGATAACTGGATACAAATTTGGAGGTGGGATGCAGTTCATTCCTATTAAAGTTGTTGCATTTAATCCAAAAAAGTCAGCAACTTTTGGGATATAGAATTACCCAAATCTTCTACATCGTGGGGCCCATAGACTAAATGCACTAGAGACTTGCACAAGCCAAGCAGTTAACTTCCGCCAGCCAGGTGGCTTATTTttgctttagaaaaaaacatctagcAGCATGCACATCCAAAAGCAGTTAAATACTAGGtgctacacagaaaaaaaatagatacaaaaatAGAGTCCCCACACTGAGTGATGCTCCAATGAACATTTATTACCTCCCTGTGAGACATTTCGGGGCTCAAGCCCTTCTTCAGACATGTACAGGCACAGATTAAAGTGAATGTAAAACTCTGTGTGATATAATGAATGAAAGCCCGAAACATCACACATGGAGGTAATAAATGTTCCTGGGATCATCATGTGCAGactctatttttgtatttgtgctcCTTTTGCTTCAGCCCTCCACTAAAtggaatggggataaaatgatttaactgCGTGGCTTGATGCTATAACTTGTAACAGCACATTGGTTAAGGTTGTAATTGTTAGGACCGTTGTCATAGTTTTCTTCAAAACTGccaaattgtaattttatgtcttataATTGTAGGAAAAATTAAACTACATGTTGTCCATCTCTCTACTTTTTTTCGGGGGTGGACTCAAAATATACAACCAGACCAAACGGATCACATCTAAGCCTGGTTACAAGTAAAAGAGTTTCTGTGGTAACAATTTCTTAGTTTATGaggaaaagcaaaataatgGGGCTACCTTTAATTCACACTTCGTGCtacattaaatgtatgaaaagtgctctataaataaagtttgatttgattgatttgatttgacacCACCAATGAAAGTACTAAAAGTGTAACTTAAATGTAAGCTTGAATGCAGTTTATGAAGATAACAACTTCCCCTTCTCAATTGCGAGtacaaaaataaccaaagaaaTGTCCACTGCAGTCAATTGTCCACTTTCTCCAATGCATAAAATGTCTTCCCTCATGAGAGTCATCCAACCAAAAAGAAATGTCCACCGTCTTCCATTCAGAATGCAAAAACCACAACCAGGAAGAAGCCATGCActgcaaaaaagtccaaaagagAATCAAACTCACCAGCTGTCGAATCAAGACAAGAAATAATCCAGATTTTGCTTGATGGTTTGCTTAGTCTCTATGGTCCTCTATCTAGCTACtatcttggttttttttctctgtggcaGGGCACCAAGTCAAACCTCACTCCTCTAATCCTCCTcagcaaacaaaatcaaaatcccTCCCAAAACAACTTCCTTCTCCTCTGTCCCTCAGGGACACGCCCCCTTCACCTGTGTGGAGCAGCACACCTGCAGTGTGGACTGGTGGGCGGGAACAAGTTGTTGCAGGAGTATGAGAGACACACAAAGCCATTAAACAGGGAGGCCAGATTTGATCATGTGAAAATACCAGGGgggcagaaaaatacaactgttacagggaaaagttgtttttttgtttgtttggtaggaaatgtcctgcaaattgcaagacattagtagatgtagaaaaGTAttcttatgattatttttaaaggtagggttaataataaaataattaaatttcttaaattattttacagaattattacacttttagcattttttgtcatgtcattttactgtttttgtttttcctaattttcaagtaattttctttttttaaagatttatttattctttttttttttgctcattagtGCGTCTTTTTCCTTTAGTTTTtaattgcccttttcccatgcTCTGGATGAAATACTACCAATttgtattaaagggttaatgtttaaTATGCAACATCtaatcagtttcatttttcaattaacTTTTCCAACACTGTTTTCTAAAATGACATTAGTCACAATTAAACTAAATGCAGCATGACTGAGGCACACGTACAGGCCCTGTTATGTACAGCTCATAAAGCATACTAAAGGTTGTCGCTCTGCACAATCTGTCTTCCAGGGCAATCATAAGTCTGGCCTAATGTGCTTTGGTTTGAACTAACATGGGAAATATCAAATTGCTGTTTTAATTCACCAATAACAGTATACAGAATTTAATTATattgcaataaaaacattttaaatgcttatgTACCCAGGAGAATTTTTACAAGCAACACAGACTTGATAACCCATCAGCTGGAAAATCCTCTCATTTGCTTTTATAGCAAGGGACATTGGAGGCAAAACAGGGAAGCATATGATATCAAACTGCATATGATATCAACCTGCAgcgtattgattttatattatcCTGCTGTACTGTAACGGCCACTGCAGTTAAATGACCTGAGAAGACAGCAGCAAAGATAAGACCTGATTCTATGAGCATGAAGCTATAAgataattttctctttctctgcaagaaaaaaaaagtattatctCTGTATGAAAGATCCGTGTTTCGCTgactaataaaaatgtattaaaccaGGCAAAATCTTATCTTTCTCCACACTGACATTCATTATTCATGTCTTAATCACTGGATAGCAGCAGCTTCCCCTCCCTTCCCTCAAAACTACTTTGCACTTGGTTCTGCTGACTTTTGGTGACTGTTGGAAAACAGTGCACACAATGACTGACTGGGAAATTTCATCACAGCACTTTTGGAAAACCAGTTTCGGAATAAATGAGCTATAGGAAAAAACGCAATGGGTCATGAAAACGGTGTGGTATATTTTACTTTCAATCTGTGCTCTTAAAATTATTGAAAACtttcacatttctgtctttttattacCTTCCACTTACGTCTTTCATTGCCCTGAGTGGGTTTGTGTAAAAGAGCCCCTTGACGATGCATCTGTGCTGGCTAATACGTCTCTGTGCTAAATTCTAAACCCATAAATGTTTCCTCAATAAAAAAGTTGCAGGCTAAACTCATGGGTCCGCATGATGACAGCTACCTGGCAGGCTATGTGGAAGTGTGCTAACTCCTAATGCACGCTGATAGCATCGCATTTTTTCTGCACCATGCAGGAAGCAGCCAGTGGATGCAGGAAATGGTAAGAAgcaggctttttttctttttttttgcagtcacTGTGGAAAGCACTTACTATATAGCTCAGTGTTATGGGACTGTGGTTAAATATTCACTGCATCAGCAAGGGCAtacagaaccccccccccccccccccaatttaATTTTTCCTACAATTCAAATAATGAATATTAACcaacccacacacccacacacccacacacacacacacacacatatacgtaTGAGATTGACCTGAAATGGGCTGTTGGAAATTAACTGAGATTATAGAGGATAAGGACATTGGTTCAGTTGCTTTTGAACGGTCTGATCCCATCA includes:
- the LOC121958916 gene encoding urotensin-2 receptor, with translation MTTVSMEPVGVLVERGANATDPPLSAHEDTAATFTIGTILSIMCLVGVSGNIYTLVVMFHSMRTAASMYIYIINLALADLLYLLTIPFVVCTHFLKGWYFGDAGCRILISMDFLTMHASIFTLTIMSTERYFAVLKPLDTVKRSKSYRKAIALLVWAASLVLTLPMIVSIQLMTVGNKAMCQPTLSPLSYKIYISFLFCTSIVAPGLIIGYLYIQLARTYWVSQTETFKQTKKLPNQKVLYLIFTIVLLFWACFLPFWIWQLLGQFHPSLPLSTKAKRNINYLTTCLTYSNSCINPFLYTLLTKNYKEYLRKHKRSWSAGSYFNRRSRFQRSPRRSPSSSSQQCTESFMLTHTASLRAHNSSL